The Cellulomonas wangleii genome includes a region encoding these proteins:
- the nrdF gene encoding class 1b ribonucleoside-diphosphate reductase subunit beta, whose product MMSTGKLKLVDRVSAINWNRLQDEKDAEVWDRLVGNFWLPEKVPVSNDIQSWATLTEAEKTMTTRVFTGLTLLDTIQGTVGAVSLIPDALTPHEEAVYTNIAFMESVHAKSYSSIFSTLISTKEIDEAFRWSEENPNLQRKAEIVLNYYRGDEPLKRKVASTMLESFLFYSGFYAPMYWASRAKLTNTADLIRLIIRDEAVHGYYIGYKYQKGLELVSPAERAELKDYTFNLLFELYDNEVEYTQDLYDELGLTEDVKKFLRYNANKALMNLGYEALFPRDETDVNPAILSALSPNADENHDFFSGSGSSYVIGKAVNTEDDDWDF is encoded by the coding sequence CTGGAACCGGCTGCAGGACGAGAAGGACGCGGAGGTCTGGGACCGCCTCGTCGGCAACTTCTGGCTGCCGGAGAAGGTGCCGGTCTCCAACGACATCCAGTCCTGGGCGACCCTCACCGAGGCCGAGAAGACGATGACGACCCGCGTCTTCACCGGTCTGACGCTGCTGGACACCATCCAGGGCACGGTCGGCGCGGTCAGCCTCATCCCCGACGCGCTGACCCCGCACGAGGAGGCCGTCTACACGAACATCGCGTTCATGGAGTCGGTGCACGCCAAGTCGTACTCCTCGATCTTCTCCACGCTGATCTCCACGAAGGAGATCGACGAGGCGTTCCGCTGGTCGGAGGAGAACCCGAACCTGCAGCGCAAGGCCGAGATCGTCCTCAACTACTACCGGGGTGACGAGCCGCTCAAGCGCAAGGTCGCCTCGACCATGCTCGAGTCGTTCCTCTTCTACTCGGGCTTCTACGCGCCCATGTACTGGGCGTCGCGCGCCAAGCTCACCAACACGGCCGACCTGATCCGCCTCATCATCCGCGACGAGGCCGTGCACGGGTACTACATCGGCTACAAGTACCAGAAGGGCCTCGAGCTGGTGTCGCCGGCCGAGCGTGCGGAGCTCAAGGACTACACGTTCAACCTGCTCTTCGAGCTGTACGACAACGAGGTGGAGTACACCCAGGACCTCTACGACGAGCTCGGCCTGACCGAGGACGTCAAGAAGTTCCTGCGCTACAACGCCAACAAGGCCCTGATGAACCTGGGCTACGAGGCGCTGTTCCCGCGCGACGAGACGGACGTCAACCCGGCGATCCTGTCGGCGCTGAGCCCCAACGCCGACGAGAACCACGACTTCTTCTCCGGGTCGGGCTCCTCGTACGTCATCGGTAAGGCCGTCAACACCGAGGACGACGACTGGGACTTCTGA